From the genome of Fundidesulfovibrio magnetotacticus, one region includes:
- a CDS encoding molybdopterin-guanine dinucleotide biosynthesis protein MobB: protein MRAVNVVGFKDTGKTTLAAGLLEGLTALGLAPAALKFTHQAGLDKQGTDTAKLLSRAVASAAIGEAESAVFWREKKHLRDMLALLGSRTVVVEGGKDLGVMPRIVIAADQAQARQLGAGEGGLALAVYGPEGVDGVPAERDVAKLARLAAERGFLLPGLDCGGCGRASCRELAVEIVAGRAAPEDCTAQGGEISVTMNGVPLGLNPFVARMLKAGLAGMLRELKGFTPGETVITLKL from the coding sequence ATGCGCGCTGTGAACGTCGTCGGCTTCAAGGACACGGGCAAGACCACCCTGGCGGCCGGGCTGCTGGAAGGGCTCACGGCCCTGGGGCTGGCCCCGGCGGCGCTCAAGTTCACCCATCAGGCGGGCCTGGACAAGCAGGGCACCGACACGGCCAAGCTGCTCTCCCGGGCCGTGGCCTCGGCCGCCATCGGCGAGGCCGAGTCCGCGGTGTTCTGGCGGGAGAAGAAGCACCTGCGCGACATGCTGGCGCTGCTGGGCAGCCGGACCGTGGTGGTGGAGGGCGGCAAGGACCTGGGCGTGATGCCGCGCATCGTCATCGCGGCCGATCAGGCCCAGGCGCGGCAACTGGGCGCGGGGGAGGGCGGTCTGGCCCTTGCCGTGTACGGCCCCGAGGGCGTGGACGGCGTGCCTGCCGAACGCGACGTCGCCAAGCTCGCCCGTCTCGCGGCCGAGCGCGGCTTCCTGCTGCCCGGGCTGGACTGCGGAGGCTGCGGGCGGGCCTCCTGCCGCGAGCTGGCCGTGGAGATCGTGGCCGGCCGAGCCGCGCCCGAGGACTGTACGGCCCAGGGAGGAGAGATTTCGGTGACCATGAACGGCGTGCCCCTGGGGCTAAACCCCTTCGTGGCGCGCATGCTGAAGGCTGGCCTCGCGGGCATGTTGCGCGAACTCAAGGGCTTCACCCCGGGCGAGACGGTGATCACCCTCAAGCTCTGA
- a CDS encoding sensor histidine kinase, with protein sequence MDPSDCPPVPVGPGHAQEQHLARLDIVSRRIVDKLDNYKAYNFTQLQSVALNIFFDLAQEFTKVEDVYALCVMIPKTLFNLECTLYVIDGQNDVLSCCASHCPAHDGEIRFAQEPVVKEGHLRIPIKGNRELLSQLPFKPQGDSIGMLEIFPADTLTEHDRLFWGRYANRIGFQLHNRFISLKNKEHVQFIRNLVKDIGHNVIVPNMFFKLFYKRLEARIGLIRSYQEKFHGLMEHCLKLDKSLALDFSRLEQDVEYFYNAILNQYKEIFSHYQNTSLFLETLLRSSHFEAGRYVLEKRKCNFKSQVIDPQVERYRARLEERGIEIDTSMGGVPDQEIEVVADMGLISQVYANLFSNVVKYTREVDDGTGRKRKFMSYGWQVLKNHFAPGRDGIKFNVFSSGQPIAPVQAGQLFSEGFRGENSQGEHGTGHGLYFIREVVALHGGESGYEPTPQGNNFYFVLPVRPHSGDDFRND encoded by the coding sequence ATGGACCCTTCCGACTGCCCGCCCGTACCGGTTGGACCGGGCCACGCCCAGGAACAGCACCTGGCGCGGCTGGACATCGTGTCCCGGCGCATCGTCGACAAGCTCGACAACTACAAGGCCTACAATTTCACGCAGCTCCAGAGCGTGGCCCTGAACATCTTCTTCGACCTGGCCCAGGAGTTCACCAAGGTCGAGGACGTGTACGCCCTCTGTGTCATGATCCCCAAGACGCTCTTCAACCTGGAATGCACCCTCTACGTCATCGACGGCCAGAACGACGTGCTGAGCTGTTGCGCCTCCCACTGCCCCGCCCACGACGGCGAGATCCGTTTCGCCCAGGAACCCGTGGTGAAGGAAGGGCACCTGCGCATCCCCATCAAGGGCAACCGGGAACTGCTCTCCCAGCTTCCTTTCAAGCCCCAGGGCGACTCCATCGGCATGTTGGAGATCTTCCCCGCAGACACCCTCACCGAGCACGACCGGCTCTTCTGGGGGCGCTACGCCAACCGCATCGGCTTCCAGCTGCACAACCGCTTCATAAGCTTGAAGAACAAGGAACACGTCCAGTTCATCCGCAACCTCGTGAAGGACATCGGGCACAACGTCATCGTGCCCAACATGTTCTTCAAACTCTTCTACAAGCGGCTGGAGGCGCGCATCGGTCTCATCCGCTCCTACCAGGAGAAGTTCCACGGGCTCATGGAGCATTGCCTCAAGCTGGACAAGAGCCTTGCACTCGATTTTTCCCGTCTTGAGCAGGATGTCGAATATTTCTACAACGCCATTCTCAATCAGTACAAAGAGATATTCAGCCACTACCAGAACACGAGCCTCTTCCTGGAGACGCTGCTGCGCTCCAGCCACTTCGAGGCCGGGCGCTACGTGCTGGAAAAGCGCAAGTGCAATTTCAAGAGCCAGGTGATCGACCCCCAGGTGGAGCGCTACCGCGCCCGCCTGGAGGAGCGCGGCATCGAGATCGACACCTCCATGGGCGGCGTGCCCGACCAGGAGATCGAGGTGGTGGCCGACATGGGGCTCATCTCCCAGGTGTACGCCAACCTCTTCTCCAACGTGGTCAAGTACACCCGCGAGGTGGACGACGGTACCGGGCGCAAGCGCAAGTTCATGTCCTACGGCTGGCAGGTGCTCAAGAACCATTTCGCCCCGGGGCGCGACGGCATCAAGTTCAACGTGTTCAGCTCGGGCCAGCCCATCGCGCCCGTGCAGGCCGGACAGCTCTTCTCCGAGGGCTTCCGGGGCGAGAACTCGCAGGGCGAGCACGGAACGGGCCACGGCCTCTACTTCATCCGCGAGGTGGTGGCCCTGCACGGCGGCGAGTCCGGCTACGAGCCCACGCCCCAGGGCAACAATTTCTACTTCGTCCTGCCCGTGCGGCCCCACTCCGGCGACGATTTCCGCAACGACTGA
- a CDS encoding PaaI family thioesterase — protein sequence MPRSYLDDVRRPGQTVNPLFAFLGVKPVALERERAVLELPFRPEFVQGGGVMAGGLLAALADEAMAHVVLANLEPGRRTATVEMSVRYFRPVLEGALTATAELVHAGRRIVSVEAQVRDAAGRLAAKASGSFFILEPKAP from the coding sequence ATGCCCCGAAGCTACCTCGACGACGTGCGCAGGCCCGGCCAGACGGTCAATCCCCTCTTCGCCTTCCTGGGCGTGAAACCCGTGGCCCTGGAGCGCGAGCGCGCCGTGCTGGAGCTGCCCTTCCGGCCCGAGTTCGTGCAGGGCGGCGGCGTGATGGCCGGCGGGCTCCTGGCCGCGCTGGCCGACGAGGCCATGGCCCACGTGGTGCTGGCGAACCTGGAGCCGGGACGGCGCACCGCCACGGTGGAGATGAGCGTTCGCTACTTTCGCCCCGTGCTAGAGGGCGCGCTCACGGCCACGGCGGAGCTTGTCCACGCGGGGCGGCGCATCGTGAGCGTGGAGGCCCAGGTGCGCGACGCGGCCGGACGCCTTGCGGCCAAGGCTTCGGGATCGTTCTTCATCTTGGAACCCAAGGCCCCTTGA
- a CDS encoding universal stress protein — protein MKVLACLDRSDQAPRVLENALELATWQKAELVFVTVVEDFIDFGEGVSTDFQDMLRSEGRKVLDLALARARDTGVAARAVLEEGPSAADAILALAEEEHPDVIVMGSRAKSGLDRFLIGSVASKVVTHAFCSVLVLRWGEPPKRNRPAPAEDGFPA, from the coding sequence ATGAAAGTGCTCGCTTGCCTCGATCGTTCCGACCAGGCCCCCAGGGTGCTCGAAAACGCCCTGGAGCTGGCCACGTGGCAGAAGGCCGAACTGGTCTTCGTCACCGTGGTGGAGGACTTCATCGACTTCGGGGAGGGCGTCTCCACCGACTTCCAGGACATGTTGCGCTCCGAGGGCCGCAAGGTCCTGGACCTGGCCCTGGCCAGGGCCAGGGACACCGGGGTGGCGGCGCGCGCCGTGCTGGAAGAAGGACCCTCGGCGGCCGACGCCATCCTCGCGTTGGCCGAGGAGGAGCACCCGGACGTGATCGTCATGGGCAGCCGGGCCAAGTCCGGCCTGGACCGTTTCCTGATCGGCAGCGTGGCCAGCAAGGTGGTGACCCACGCCTTCTGCTCGGTGCTGGTGCTGCGCTGGGGCGAGCCTCCCAAGCGCAACCGCCCCGCCCCCGCCGAGGACGGCTTCCCGGCCTGA
- the aroL gene encoding shikimate kinase AroL: MAVSEEKNIYLVGPRACGKTTVGRMLAQSLGRPFVDLDDEFVETTGRTIADVVESEGWDSFRELETTVLAAVAATPGHVVATGGGATLKARNREILAEGVVVYLQADPEKVVERLMAELKPAQRPALTDLNLEDEVRKTVREREPYYLACAHLVAPDRPLEELAERLARELADWSE; encoded by the coding sequence ATGGCCGTTTCCGAAGAAAAGAACATCTATCTCGTGGGTCCGCGAGCCTGCGGCAAGACCACCGTGGGCCGGATGCTGGCCCAGTCCCTGGGCCGACCCTTCGTGGACCTGGACGACGAATTCGTGGAGACCACCGGACGCACCATCGCCGACGTGGTGGAATCCGAGGGCTGGGACAGTTTCCGGGAGCTGGAGACCACCGTGCTGGCCGCCGTGGCCGCGACCCCGGGCCACGTGGTTGCCACTGGCGGCGGGGCCACGCTCAAGGCGCGCAACCGGGAAATCCTGGCCGAGGGCGTGGTGGTCTACCTCCAGGCCGACCCCGAAAAAGTCGTGGAACGCCTCATGGCGGAACTCAAGCCCGCCCAGCGCCCCGCCCTGACCGACCTCAACCTCGAGGACGAAGTGCGCAAGACCGTGCGCGAGCGCGAACCCTACTACCTGGCCTGCGCCCACCTGGTGGCCCCGGACCGCCCGCTGGAAGAGCTTGCCGAAAGGCTCGCCCGGGAACTGGCCGACTGGTCCGAATAG
- a CDS encoding RNA methyltransferase, which produces MLNNLGVVLFRPKFSENVGSAARAMANMGCRDLVLVDPQDFDPGRARALATAKGQEILETMRVVPDLAQALAPYEAVYGTTARTGGWRKGLLTAETAARRGVETLRQGGRVALLFGPEDKGLTNDETKVCSRLVTIPTDAEATSLNLAQAALLVLYEFLKASRATPAPAAFEPGSRQATFDERESLFAALRETLLAVDFLKADNPDYWMLPVRSFVERIRLKRAEFNLLMGVCRQVRWAVGQRDKAQPGQGRDGQGAA; this is translated from the coding sequence ATGCTGAACAACCTTGGAGTGGTGCTGTTTCGCCCGAAATTTTCCGAGAACGTGGGGAGCGCCGCGCGGGCCATGGCCAACATGGGCTGCCGGGACCTTGTGCTGGTGGACCCCCAGGACTTCGATCCGGGCCGCGCGCGCGCCCTGGCCACGGCCAAGGGGCAGGAGATCCTGGAGACCATGCGCGTGGTCCCGGACCTGGCCCAGGCCCTGGCCCCCTACGAGGCCGTCTACGGCACCACGGCCCGCACGGGCGGATGGCGCAAGGGCCTGCTCACGGCCGAGACGGCCGCGCGCCGGGGCGTGGAGACCCTGCGCCAGGGCGGACGCGTGGCCCTGCTCTTCGGCCCCGAGGACAAGGGCCTGACCAACGACGAAACCAAGGTCTGCTCACGCCTGGTGACCATCCCCACCGACGCCGAGGCCACCTCGCTCAACCTGGCCCAGGCGGCGCTCCTGGTGCTCTACGAGTTCCTGAAGGCCTCCCGGGCCACGCCCGCACCGGCGGCCTTCGAGCCTGGATCGCGCCAGGCGACCTTCGACGAGCGCGAGTCCCTTTTCGCGGCCCTGCGCGAGACGCTCCTGGCCGTGGACTTCCTCAAGGCCGACAACCCCGACTACTGGATGCTCCCCGTGCGCTCCTTCGTGGAACGCATCCGCCTGAAGCGCGCGGAGTTCAACCTGCTCATGGGCGTGTGCCGACAGGTGCGCTGGGCCGTGGGCCAGCGGGACAAGGCCCAGCCCGGGCAGGGCCGGGACGGGCAGGGCGCGGCCTAG
- a CDS encoding class II aldolase/adducin family protein has product MKRLLDKYAAKLAAARLTLPGQPLLAALDDQLVFSREAPEAPVLARVFELMSINSLLFLPLAEPYATLVDFLAGRSGGSIRPSDCETRTFFHDLPVAREFTAEALALALRRRKSVIVPGRGVAAHGVVSPEQAFVSACSVCFACFVKFFADYLDLARAGALDEGYRQAFRKVREHLPALRRDLPDLDKGPFATPEAALRAIVQAGKATVDYGLVDSFFGNISYCLDDVLHISQTGSSLDELADCVDPCPLDGSSCAGLTASSELMAHQGVILGAGGRAILHGHPRFAVILSMDCPKPDCPARGRCHVECSEERFVADVPVVPGEVGTGPKGLVNTLPPAMKGRPGVIVHGHGLFAVGEEDFRTPFATLLEVENFCREEYFRRVEALGG; this is encoded by the coding sequence ATGAAACGCCTGCTGGACAAGTACGCCGCCAAGCTTGCGGCCGCGCGCCTCACCCTGCCCGGGCAGCCCCTGCTGGCCGCCCTGGACGACCAATTGGTCTTCAGCCGCGAGGCCCCCGAGGCCCCGGTGCTGGCCAGAGTGTTCGAGCTGATGAGCATCAACTCCCTGCTCTTCCTGCCCCTGGCCGAGCCCTACGCCACCCTGGTGGACTTCCTGGCCGGGCGGTCCGGGGGCTCCATCCGGCCCAGCGACTGCGAGACCCGCACCTTCTTCCACGACCTGCCCGTGGCCCGGGAGTTCACGGCCGAGGCCCTGGCCCTGGCCCTGCGGCGGCGCAAGTCCGTGATCGTGCCCGGCCGGGGCGTGGCGGCCCACGGCGTGGTGAGCCCGGAGCAGGCCTTCGTGAGCGCCTGTTCGGTCTGCTTCGCCTGCTTCGTGAAGTTCTTCGCCGACTACCTGGACCTCGCCCGCGCCGGTGCGCTTGACGAGGGCTACCGCCAGGCCTTCCGCAAGGTCCGGGAGCACCTGCCCGCCCTGCGCCGCGACCTGCCCGACCTGGACAAAGGCCCCTTCGCCACGCCCGAGGCCGCGCTGCGCGCCATCGTCCAGGCGGGCAAGGCCACCGTGGACTACGGGTTGGTGGACTCCTTCTTCGGCAACATCTCCTACTGCCTGGACGACGTGCTGCACATCAGCCAGACCGGCTCCTCCCTGGACGAACTGGCCGACTGCGTGGACCCTTGCCCCCTGGACGGCTCTTCCTGCGCGGGGCTCACGGCCTCCTCGGAGCTCATGGCCCACCAGGGGGTGATCCTGGGGGCCGGGGGCCGGGCCATCCTGCACGGACACCCGCGCTTCGCGGTGATCCTCTCCATGGACTGCCCCAAGCCGGACTGCCCCGCGCGCGGCCGCTGCCACGTGGAATGCTCCGAGGAGCGCTTCGTGGCGGACGTGCCCGTGGTGCCGGGCGAGGTGGGCACGGGGCCGAAGGGGCTGGTGAACACCCTGCCCCCGGCCATGAAGGGCCGCCCGGGCGTGATCGTGCACGGGCACGGCCTCTTCGCCGTGGGGGAAGAGGACTTCCGCACGCCCTTCGCCACGCTCCTGGAGGTGGAGAACTTCTGCCGGGAGGAATACTTCCGGCGCGTGGAGGCCCTGGGGGGCTAG
- a CDS encoding GGDEF domain-containing protein produces the protein MPASGFPGAGVLMERLTRLYLRMLAVSLALAPLAAVLYLQWFQDPDLLFDSHAVHELAIALAIATSAFVSLVTWLCHRASGEPVLRWLALAFLGFTAVYALHGVYTRASSHHMALFLIYGPVARLVMAGLLLKGLLVYGEPADPPERRGGLLFWGGWLAGFALLDLLLDALGRSLPGGRLLLQAVEVCAMACYLSSIVLIVRRGLRSPMMQLYCLSLAFFAQASLGFLLARPWNHQWWMAHAVFGTGFVVLSHGVARAFLTTRTLSGIYGQEEIMRRLEAANQTALCALERLKTANEQLENLAATDPLTGVSNRRDLLARLDVEVSRARRTGAPLSVLSMDLDHFKRINDTFGHQAGDAALVAFAGCVHAGLRAHDLFGRLGGEEFLAVLPGAALPEAAHTAERLRLAVERLDVRSGGGSPRLTVSIGAAQFGPDGQDAEEVCKAADERLYRAKREGRNRVAA, from the coding sequence ATGCCCGCAAGCGGTTTCCCCGGCGCCGGTGTCCTCATGGAACGGCTCACCCGGCTCTATCTTCGCATGCTGGCCGTCAGCCTGGCCCTCGCGCCCCTGGCGGCCGTGCTCTATCTCCAATGGTTCCAGGACCCGGACCTGCTCTTCGACAGCCACGCCGTCCACGAGCTGGCCATCGCCCTGGCCATCGCCACCAGCGCCTTCGTCAGCCTTGTAACGTGGCTGTGCCACCGCGCCTCCGGCGAGCCGGTGCTGCGCTGGCTGGCCCTGGCCTTCCTGGGCTTCACGGCGGTGTACGCCCTGCACGGCGTCTACACCCGGGCCTCCTCGCACCACATGGCCCTCTTCCTGATCTACGGGCCGGTGGCCCGACTGGTGATGGCGGGTCTGTTGCTCAAGGGCCTGCTGGTCTACGGCGAACCGGCCGATCCCCCGGAGCGACGCGGCGGCCTGCTCTTCTGGGGCGGCTGGCTGGCGGGTTTCGCCCTGCTCGATCTGCTGCTCGACGCGCTGGGCCGCTCCCTCCCCGGGGGCAGGCTCCTGTTGCAGGCCGTGGAGGTCTGCGCCATGGCGTGCTACCTTTCGAGCATCGTCCTCATCGTGCGCCGGGGCCTGCGCTCGCCCATGATGCAGCTCTACTGCCTCTCCCTGGCCTTCTTCGCCCAGGCCTCCCTGGGCTTCCTGCTGGCCCGGCCCTGGAACCACCAGTGGTGGATGGCCCACGCCGTGTTCGGCACGGGCTTCGTGGTGCTCAGCCACGGCGTTGCGCGGGCCTTCCTGACCACGCGCACCCTTTCTGGCATCTACGGGCAAGAGGAGATCATGCGCCGCCTCGAGGCGGCCAACCAGACCGCCCTGTGCGCCCTGGAGCGCCTGAAGACCGCCAACGAACAGTTGGAGAACCTGGCCGCCACCGACCCCCTCACCGGCGTGAGCAACCGCCGGGACCTCCTGGCCCGCCTGGATGTCGAGGTCTCGCGGGCGCGCCGCACCGGGGCGCCCCTTTCCGTGCTCTCCATGGACCTGGACCACTTCAAGCGCATCAACGACACCTTCGGCCATCAGGCCGGGGACGCGGCCCTGGTGGCCTTCGCCGGATGCGTGCATGCCGGTCTGCGCGCCCACGACCTCTTCGGCCGCCTGGGCGGAGAGGAGTTCCTGGCGGTGCTGCCGGGCGCGGCGCTCCCCGAGGCGGCCCACACGGCCGAGCGCCTGCGCCTGGCCGTGGAACGCCTGGACGTGCGCTCCGGCGGCGGGTCGCCGCGCCTCACCGTGAGCATCGGCGCGGCCCAGTTCGGCCCCGACGGCCAGGACGCCGAAGAGGTCTGCAAGGCCGCCGACGAACGCCTCTACCGGGCCAAACGGGAAGGCCGCAACCGGGTGGCCGCCTAG
- a CDS encoding aldehyde ferredoxin oxidoreductase family protein, which produces MGNVLRVDLSTGSAVREPLDPEAARQDIGGRGLAGRFLDPYVHLPWDHPDMPVCLFAGPLTATVAPTSGRACMASRSPLTGAFCDASVGGSLGTQLKKAGLDGIVFTGRSERPVGLVVEEGQARVADASALAGATRGEVRSAVDPKGSLAVTGPAAENGVLFSSVMVDEHHAFGRGGLGLCLAAKNLKYLAVSGVGRVSVADPAALKKAREDIFRLVAASPVLSGGHGFSCFGTGALYDLMDSRRMMPTDNFRASRFEHAPQLNAVRFKEAFRTTKHGCKGCHIQCKKVAADGRSMPEFETMSHFTALLGLTDMELVVAANALCNDLGMDTISTAVTLACRAEIEGKRPTPRDVLETIEAIGRGREPLLALGAARYAAGAGRPEAAMAVKGMELPAYDPRGAYGMGLAYALSTRGGCHLRAYPVSHEILRKPVATDRFSFQGKARIIKISEDAGAMVDSLTACKFIFFAASLEEYAAALQAATGEPYTAHSLLARGERIYYRERILNARLGFNSVHDDIPGRFFAPPGQGGLGPDIRPVPREEFLEARAKYYAVRGLTPEGLPTPEKARQLGLEESYERFLDSARSLLRK; this is translated from the coding sequence ATGGGAAACGTCTTGCGGGTGGACCTCTCCACGGGGAGCGCCGTCCGCGAACCCCTGGACCCCGAGGCCGCCCGGCAGGACATCGGCGGCAGGGGCCTGGCCGGACGTTTTCTCGACCCTTACGTCCACCTGCCCTGGGACCACCCGGACATGCCCGTGTGCCTCTTCGCCGGGCCGCTCACGGCCACGGTGGCCCCCACGTCCGGGCGGGCCTGCATGGCCTCGCGCTCGCCCCTCACGGGGGCCTTCTGCGACGCCTCCGTGGGCGGCAGCCTGGGAACGCAGCTCAAGAAGGCCGGGCTGGACGGCATCGTGTTCACGGGCCGCTCCGAGCGCCCCGTGGGCTTGGTGGTGGAGGAAGGCCAGGCCCGCGTGGCGGACGCCTCGGCCCTGGCCGGGGCAACGCGCGGCGAGGTCCGCTCGGCCGTGGACCCCAAGGGATCGCTGGCCGTGACCGGTCCGGCGGCCGAGAACGGGGTGCTCTTCTCCTCGGTGATGGTGGACGAACACCACGCCTTTGGGCGCGGCGGCCTGGGGCTTTGCCTGGCGGCCAAGAACCTCAAGTACCTGGCCGTGTCGGGCGTCGGCCGGGTGTCCGTGGCCGACCCGGCGGCGCTCAAGAAGGCCAGGGAGGACATCTTCCGGCTGGTGGCGGCCTCGCCGGTGCTCTCGGGCGGGCACGGCTTCTCCTGCTTCGGCACGGGCGCGCTCTACGACCTCATGGACTCGCGGCGCATGATGCCCACCGACAACTTCCGGGCCTCCCGCTTCGAGCATGCCCCGCAGCTCAACGCCGTGCGTTTCAAGGAGGCCTTCCGCACCACGAAGCACGGCTGCAAGGGCTGCCACATCCAGTGCAAGAAGGTGGCGGCCGACGGCCGCTCCATGCCCGAATTCGAGACCATGTCCCACTTCACCGCCCTTCTGGGCCTCACGGACATGGAGCTCGTGGTGGCCGCCAACGCCCTGTGCAACGACCTGGGCATGGACACCATCTCCACGGCCGTCACCCTGGCCTGCCGTGCGGAGATCGAAGGGAAGCGCCCCACGCCCCGGGACGTGCTGGAGACCATCGAGGCCATCGGACGAGGGCGCGAACCCCTGCTGGCCCTGGGCGCTGCCCGCTACGCCGCCGGGGCGGGGCGGCCGGAGGCGGCCATGGCCGTCAAGGGCATGGAGCTGCCCGCCTACGACCCGCGGGGGGCCTACGGCATGGGCCTGGCCTACGCCCTCTCCACGCGCGGCGGCTGCCACCTGCGCGCCTACCCCGTGAGCCACGAGATCCTGCGCAAACCCGTGGCCACGGACCGCTTCAGCTTCCAGGGCAAGGCGCGCATCATCAAGATTTCCGAAGACGCCGGGGCCATGGTGGATTCCCTCACGGCCTGCAAGTTCATCTTCTTCGCGGCCTCCCTGGAGGAGTACGCCGCCGCCCTCCAGGCCGCCACGGGCGAGCCCTACACGGCCCACTCCCTGCTGGCCAGGGGCGAGCGCATCTACTACCGGGAGCGCATCCTCAACGCCCGGCTGGGCTTCAACAGCGTCCACGACGACATCCCCGGCCGCTTCTTCGCCCCCCCCGGCCAGGGGGGGCTGGGCCCGGACATCCGCCCCGTGCCCCGCGAGGAGTTCCTGGAAGCCCGGGCCAAATACTACGCCGTGCGCGGCCTCACCCCCGAGGGCCTGCCCACCCCCGAGAAGGCCCGGCAGCTGGGTCTGGAGGAGAGCTACGAACGCTTTTTGGACTCCGCTCGCTCCTTATTGCGGAAATAA